GCTTGGTTCAGGCGCGGCCCATCCTGTAGGCTGGTCGCATGCTCGCGCGCGCGTCGCTCTTGTCCCTGGTGCTGATCGCGACCGCGCCCGCGTTCGCGCAGGTGCCCGATACCGTGCTCCTCGAAGACCTGACGTGGACGGAGCTGCGCGACGCGATCGGCGCCGGCACGACCACGATTCTCGTGCCCGTGGGCGGGACCGAGCAGAACGGCCCCCACATGGCGCTGGGCAAGCACAACGTGCGGGTGCGCGTGCTGGCGGAGCGCATCGCGCGGGCCCTGGGCCACACCCTGGTAGCTCCGGTCATCGCCTACGTGCCCGAGGGGCGGATCAATCCGCCCACCGCCCACATGCGCTTTCCGGGCACGATCAGCGTGCCGGAGGACACGTTCGAGCGGGTGCTCGACGCGGCGGCGCGGAGCTTTCGGCAGCACGGCTTCCGCGACGTCGTGTTCCTGGGCGATCACGGCTCCACTCAGGCCGGGCAGCGGGCGGTGGCGGCCCGGCTCAACCGCGAATGGGCGGGCGGGCCGACGCGGGCGCACGCCATCGAAGAGTACTACCGCGCGAGCCAGATGGAGTTCGCGCACGCGCTGCGGGCCAAGGGCTATAGCGAGGCGGAGATCGGCACGCACGCCGGACTCGCCGACACCGCCCTGATGCTGGCGCTCGACGCCCGGCTGGTGCGGGCGGACCGGCTGCGCCCGGGCACCGGTGAGGCAGGCGACGGTGTGGAGGGCGACCCGACCCGCGCCACCGTGGAGCTGGGGCGCGCGGGCGCCGACCTGGTGGTGACCAAGACCGTCGAAGCCGTGAAACGAGCGCTGGCGCGCCGGTAGTCCCGGCCGCACCGGCAGAGGAGGTCTGCGTGGTCTGGTTCCGTCTCACGTTCTGGGTGGCCCTACTCGCGATGGGCATCGCCGGCCTCGCCGGGCCCGCGCTCGCCATCGACACCGTGCCGGGCATGCCGCCGGTGGTGGACCCCGGCAACCTCTACAGCGAGACACGGGCGGGCGCCCTGAGCCCAGCGGTGGCGGGCGCGCTCCCGCGCATCTACGTGCCCAACCGCACCTCCAACGACGTGTGGGTGTACGATCCCGCGACGCTCAAGGTCGTGGACAAGTTCAAGGTGGGCATCAATCCGCAGCACGTCGTGCCCTCGTGGGACCTCAAGACGCTCTGGGTGACCAACAACGCGGAGGGCCGCACGGACGGAAGCCTCACCCCAATCGATCCCCTGACCGGCAAGCCCGGCAAGGCCATCGCGGTGGACGATCCCTACAACATGTACTTCACCCCCGATGGGAAGTCCGCGATCGTGGTGGCGGAGGCGCTCAAGCGGCTCGACTTCCGCGACCCTCACACGATGGCGCTCCAGGGGTCCCTGCCCACGCCGGACTGCGCCGGGATCAACCACGCGGACTTCGCCATTGACGGCAAGTTCGTCATCTTCACCTGCGAGTACAAGGGCAGCCTGGTCAAGATCGACCTCGTGAACCGCAAGGTCCTGGGCTATCTCAAGCTCTCCAAGGGACGGATGCCCCAGGACGTGCGCGCCGCGCCCGACGGCAAGGTGTTTTACGTGGCGGAGCTCCAGTCGGGCGGCATCTTCGTGGTGGACGGCGACGCCTTCAAGGAGGTGGGCTTCATCCCCACCGGCGTGGGCACGCATG
Above is a genomic segment from Candidatus Methylomirabilota bacterium containing:
- a CDS encoding creatininase family protein, producing MLARASLLSLVLIATAPAFAQVPDTVLLEDLTWTELRDAIGAGTTTILVPVGGTEQNGPHMALGKHNVRVRVLAERIARALGHTLVAPVIAYVPEGRINPPTAHMRFPGTISVPEDTFERVLDAAARSFRQHGFRDVVFLGDHGSTQAGQRAVAARLNREWAGGPTRAHAIEEYYRASQMEFAHALRAKGYSEAEIGTHAGLADTALMLALDARLVRADRLRPGTGEAGDGVEGDPTRATVELGRAGADLVVTKTVEAVKRALARR